A DNA window from Acidimicrobiales bacterium contains the following coding sequences:
- a CDS encoding ABC transporter ATP-binding protein — protein sequence MTQLLELDELSVSYGGVRALSGVTFSIPEGCVVALLGANGAGKSTTLRTISGLVRPEAGTITFDGERIEREAPSNITRRGILHVPEGRGIFPSLSVKENLLMADYALRMATNAVQEGTDLFPALRSRLNQLAGTLSGGEQQMLALARALMMRPRLLMLDEISMGLAPLIVNQLFDAVRTLAKRGVTILLVEQYVEAALELADYAYVLDKGRVVDVGEPEDLRETGLASTYMGGGR from the coding sequence ATGACCCAACTCCTGGAGCTCGACGAGTTGAGCGTCTCCTACGGAGGCGTGAGGGCGCTCTCCGGTGTGACTTTTTCAATACCGGAGGGATGTGTCGTCGCGCTGCTCGGTGCCAACGGCGCCGGCAAGAGCACCACCCTGCGAACCATCTCGGGTCTGGTACGCCCCGAAGCGGGAACCATCACCTTCGACGGCGAGCGGATCGAACGGGAGGCCCCCAGCAACATCACCCGTCGCGGGATCCTGCACGTTCCCGAAGGAAGAGGCATCTTCCCGAGCCTCAGCGTGAAAGAGAACCTGTTGATGGCCGACTACGCGCTCCGCATGGCCACCAACGCCGTTCAGGAAGGCACGGACCTCTTTCCGGCACTGCGTTCAAGGCTCAATCAACTCGCAGGCACCCTCTCCGGTGGAGAGCAGCAGATGCTCGCGTTGGCACGTGCCCTGATGATGCGCCCGCGCCTGTTGATGCTCGACGAGATCTCGATGGGCTTGGCTCCGCTCATCGTGAACCAGCTGTTCGACGCCGTCCGCACGCTGGCGAAGCGAGGGGTGACCATCCTGCTGGTGGAGCAGTACGTGGAGGCCGCTCTCGAGCTGGCCGACTACGCGTACGTCCTCGACAAGGGTCGCGTCGTGGATGTCGGAGAGCCGGAGGACCTTCGCGAGACGGGCCTGGCGTCCACCTATATGGGAGGTGGGAGATGA
- a CDS encoding ABC transporter ATP-binding protein: MPDVDSPALLWCDEVTVRFGGLVALDSVHLSAATGEITGLIGPNGAGKTTLFNVLTGVLTPTHGRVRYDGHDITSWAPHRRGRAGIARTFQRLELFIGLTVYDNLLCAWEASVPGGVVGRQSGEGHQLVGEVIERLGIQDIAMRPAGELPTGQGRLLELGRAMCTNPRLLLLDEPSSGLDSAETARFRDILLDLVAVDDIAILLVEHDMGLVMEVCDRITVLDFGKCISVGTPDEVRNDQAVIAAYLGGPEVEVRAAAG; the protein is encoded by the coding sequence ATGCCTGACGTAGACAGCCCGGCGCTGCTCTGGTGCGACGAGGTCACCGTCCGGTTCGGCGGCCTGGTCGCCCTCGACAGCGTCCACCTCAGTGCGGCGACGGGCGAGATCACCGGCCTGATCGGACCGAACGGGGCCGGGAAGACGACCCTCTTCAACGTCCTCACCGGGGTCCTCACGCCCACCCATGGGCGGGTGCGCTACGACGGGCACGACATCACGTCATGGGCCCCGCACCGCCGGGGCCGGGCGGGCATCGCCCGCACGTTCCAGCGGCTGGAGCTGTTTATCGGGCTGACCGTTTACGACAACTTGCTGTGCGCCTGGGAGGCGTCGGTGCCCGGCGGCGTCGTCGGCCGTCAATCGGGGGAAGGTCACCAACTCGTCGGCGAAGTCATCGAACGGCTGGGCATCCAGGACATCGCCATGCGCCCCGCCGGAGAGCTTCCCACCGGTCAGGGCCGTCTGCTCGAACTCGGTCGAGCCATGTGCACCAACCCGCGGTTGCTTCTTCTCGACGAGCCGAGCTCGGGATTGGATTCGGCGGAGACGGCCCGTTTTCGTGACATCCTCCTCGACCTGGTCGCGGTCGACGACATCGCCATCCTTCTGGTGGAACACGACATGGGGCTTGTCATGGAAGTGTGCGACCGGATAACCGTCCTCGACTTCGGCAAGTGCATTTCCGTCGGCACTCCCGACGAGGTCCGCAACGATCAGGCGGTGATCGCGGCCTACCTCGGCGGCCCGGAGGTCGAGGTGAGGGCGGCGGCAGGATGA
- a CDS encoding ABC transporter permease, whose amino-acid sequence MFPYIVIGLFTGAVYALAAMGLVFNYQITGIFNFSFGAIAMFCAFTFSQLRDVSGISQWYSLPIVLLGLAPLIGVLLERLFRPLTAAPAEIQIVVSLGVLAFFQALVPIVYGGQARGLRSIFPTSTFKVGAHLHVGYDQLATLLIAIAVGAGLWLLKRRTKFGMASRAVIDNRDLSALAGVRAETISRVAWVLSCVFAGLVGILLSSFEGLDVFALVLLVIYAFSPAVQGKLVSLPIAFVAAIALGVVQSILTKYGSVGYVADIEGSIPAAWLYILLIVYGKRLTEVRSSSRPLRSPPPRPIGPSTITAGAIIVGIGLVLPALIKPAQLGDVTIGVIYAAIGITLVVLTGWAGQISLAQFSFVGIGAFTVGHLAGAHGGNFLPAALLGALIAVPVGVIVGLPSLRLSGLYLALATMAFALLMDSLIFSNSSISGGSTGMNIHRPHLGPWSFASTTSFYYLCLFVLGVYAIVAALLRRGPIGRRLQMINDSPLAASTFGVNLTLTKLMTFALCAAGAAFAGSLFAAARLTVSPTDFSFNASLELLLLVVLGGRSLVAGALMAGAVFGAQLFPIPASVEQYIPLGVAVGVIGIANNPEGPIALTVKIVQKLLALFQPLPRGDIELVDVREQPTPAFEPADAARQTTPLEAHA is encoded by the coding sequence GTGTTTCCTTACATCGTCATCGGGCTCTTCACCGGAGCGGTGTACGCGCTCGCAGCGATGGGCCTCGTCTTCAACTATCAGATCACCGGCATCTTCAACTTTTCGTTCGGCGCTATCGCGATGTTCTGTGCGTTCACTTTCTCTCAGCTTCGCGACGTTTCGGGGATCAGCCAGTGGTACTCCCTGCCGATCGTCCTGCTCGGCCTCGCCCCGTTGATCGGTGTGCTCCTCGAACGGCTCTTCCGCCCGCTGACCGCGGCGCCCGCGGAGATCCAGATCGTGGTGTCTCTCGGCGTGCTCGCCTTCTTCCAGGCGCTCGTACCGATCGTTTACGGCGGACAGGCTCGCGGGCTGCGCAGCATCTTTCCGACGTCGACGTTCAAAGTCGGAGCGCACCTCCACGTCGGTTACGACCAGCTGGCAACTCTGCTCATTGCAATTGCCGTGGGTGCCGGGCTTTGGCTGTTGAAGCGCAGGACCAAGTTCGGCATGGCGAGCCGCGCGGTGATCGACAACCGCGACCTCTCCGCCTTGGCGGGCGTCCGCGCAGAGACGATCAGCCGGGTGGCATGGGTGCTCTCGTGCGTGTTCGCCGGGCTGGTGGGCATACTGCTGAGCTCGTTCGAAGGCCTCGACGTGTTCGCGCTCGTGCTGCTCGTCATCTACGCCTTCTCGCCGGCCGTCCAGGGAAAGTTGGTCAGCCTGCCTATCGCGTTCGTAGCCGCGATCGCACTTGGGGTCGTCCAGAGCATCCTGACCAAGTACGGGAGCGTCGGCTACGTCGCCGACATCGAGGGTTCGATCCCTGCCGCGTGGCTGTACATCCTCCTGATCGTCTACGGCAAGCGGCTAACCGAGGTGCGTTCCTCCTCGCGTCCGCTGCGTAGCCCCCCTCCCAGGCCTATCGGTCCTTCGACGATCACCGCCGGGGCCATCATCGTCGGAATCGGCCTGGTGCTCCCGGCTCTCATCAAGCCGGCCCAACTCGGCGACGTCACCATCGGCGTCATCTACGCGGCGATCGGCATAACCCTCGTCGTGCTAACCGGATGGGCGGGACAGATATCACTCGCCCAGTTCAGCTTCGTGGGAATCGGGGCGTTCACGGTCGGCCATCTCGCCGGGGCGCACGGCGGCAACTTCCTCCCGGCGGCCCTTCTCGGGGCACTCATCGCCGTGCCGGTGGGAGTGATCGTGGGCCTTCCCTCCCTTCGGCTCTCCGGTTTATACCTGGCACTGGCGACGATGGCCTTCGCGTTGCTCATGGACAGCCTTATATTCAGCAACTCGTCGATCAGCGGCGGCTCCACCGGCATGAACATCCACCGGCCTCACCTGGGTCCGTGGAGCTTCGCGTCGACGACCAGCTTCTACTACCTCTGCCTCTTCGTCCTCGGGGTCTACGCAATCGTGGCTGCGTTGCTGCGGCGCGGGCCGATAGGCCGGCGCCTGCAGATGATCAACGACTCCCCCCTTGCCGCCTCCACCTTCGGTGTCAACCTCACGCTCACCAAGCTGATGACCTTCGCGCTGTGCGCCGCCGGGGCCGCGTTCGCCGGCTCGCTGTTCGCCGCCGCCCGGCTCACCGTCAGCCCCACGGACTTCTCTTTCAACGCTTCCCTCGAACTGCTGCTGCTGGTCGTTCTGGGAGGTCGCTCACTCGTCGCGGGAGCCCTGATGGCCGGTGCGGTATTCGGGGCACAGCTGTTCCCGATCCCAGCCTCGGTGGAGCAGTACATCCCGCTAGGCGTGGCGGTCGGTGTCATCGGTATCGCCAACAATCCCGAGGGCCCGATCGCGCTCACCGTCAAGATCGTCCAGAAGCTGCTCGCCCTGTTCCAGCCCCTGCCCCGCGGCGACATCGAGCTGGTCGACGTTCGCGAACAACCGACCCCGGCGTTCGAGCCCGCCGACGCAGCACGACAGACAACCCCGCTCGAAGCCCATGCCTGA
- a CDS encoding amidohydrolase family protein, with translation MPSRVLDFPVFDADNHMYETTDAFTKFLPPEYEGLIKYVQVAGRTKIAVRNVISDYIPNPTFEVVAAPGAQEEYFKSGNPEGKSRREIMGKPIRSLPAFMEPEPRLKLMDELGVDRALMWPTLASLLEERLRDDPLATHAVIHTLNQWMLEHWTFNYEGRIFPTPVISLCIVERAIEELEWVLERGARVILVRPAPVPGFMGPRSPALPEFDPFWSRVAEAGILVGMHASDSGYQRQVNEWEGFRNGEMLPFVNTSGFAVIVGHQSRPIMDTVASLVGHGLCSRFPTLSFAPVENGSNWVRPIMEAFEHAYEFAPQAFDENPIDVFKRNIYVHPFHEEDPIGLVKLIGAERVLFGSDFPHPEGLADPLTFVDDLKGLSDEEVRLVMGGNLARLMHVDTAKAA, from the coding sequence ATGCCGTCACGCGTGCTCGACTTTCCCGTGTTCGACGCAGACAACCACATGTACGAAACGACGGACGCGTTCACCAAGTTCCTTCCTCCCGAGTACGAGGGCCTCATCAAGTACGTGCAGGTCGCGGGAAGAACGAAGATCGCTGTCCGCAACGTCATCAGCGATTACATACCGAATCCCACTTTCGAGGTGGTCGCAGCGCCCGGCGCGCAAGAGGAGTACTTCAAGTCCGGCAACCCCGAAGGCAAGTCGCGGCGGGAGATCATGGGCAAGCCGATCCGGTCCCTGCCGGCGTTCATGGAGCCGGAACCGCGGCTCAAGCTGATGGACGAGTTGGGAGTCGACCGCGCGCTGATGTGGCCGACGCTCGCGAGCCTCCTCGAAGAACGGCTTCGCGACGATCCTCTTGCGACCCACGCGGTCATCCACACCCTCAACCAGTGGATGCTCGAGCATTGGACGTTCAACTACGAGGGACGGATCTTCCCGACGCCCGTCATCTCGCTATGCATCGTCGAGCGAGCCATCGAGGAGCTGGAATGGGTGCTCGAAAGAGGCGCGCGGGTGATCCTCGTCCGGCCGGCGCCGGTGCCAGGTTTCATGGGCCCACGTTCGCCCGCTCTGCCGGAGTTCGACCCCTTCTGGTCCCGGGTCGCGGAGGCCGGGATCCTCGTCGGGATGCACGCTTCCGACAGCGGCTATCAGCGGCAAGTCAACGAATGGGAAGGATTTCGCAATGGCGAGATGCTCCCGTTCGTCAACACATCGGGCTTCGCGGTGATCGTCGGGCATCAGAGCCGCCCGATCATGGACACGGTCGCTTCCCTGGTCGGCCACGGGCTCTGCTCCCGATTCCCGACGTTGAGCTTCGCGCCCGTCGAGAACGGATCGAATTGGGTGCGTCCGATAATGGAAGCCTTCGAGCACGCGTACGAGTTCGCCCCGCAGGCGTTCGACGAGAACCCGATCGACGTGTTCAAGCGCAACATCTACGTCCACCCCTTCCACGAGGAGGACCCAATCGGCTTGGTGAAGCTCATCGGCGCCGAACGGGTTCTGTTCGGTTCCGACTTCCCGCACCCGGAAGGGCTGGCCGACCCGCTGACCTTCGTCGACGATCTCAAGGGACTCAGTGACGAGGAAGTTCGCCTGGTGATGGGCGGGAACCTAGCCCGACTCATGCACGTCGACACCGCTAAGGCTGCTTGA
- a CDS encoding ABC transporter substrate-binding protein: MAAVVGLLGACGARVPPYFPAAQVGPGNGSGGSGPGSASGPGAQAAGTPTTLSSLGIGSNGGGTGGGGGQAAQSGSGAASGATPAAVAALGPQTFNLDPAAEAAYCPASSANRASDVGVTPTTINVGNVSGLSGLLSNNFNQGPEAVTALFAAVNNAGGICGRKLNLSVEDDGQDASHNAADIQDLIPKSLAFVGSTSDADNGGVPAMQQAGIPDLGQAINFARGQSPNYFTAGTFGAQTKGGQDYIYDTLAAGLKANGKLPTKMAFLAFNIPISSLAARQFVKVFQQTGSQDCYEDENVSPASPNLTSDVLTMQQRGCDGVFTTMDVTGNDKLLDAMYNQGYHPTYAGTTLDGYTPAQISTAGQQQAQGFQVFLNFIPFNESQPAVNLYQSQLRTFEPGKQPSAFGIEAWASAEMFLYALIKSGPNPTRASIRSILGGLGVWDTRGAMAPSNETTKQPGNCLVDLQVKGNDFVRVWPSSGFFCSNNLVAVPAS, encoded by the coding sequence ATGGCGGCGGTCGTCGGTCTGCTGGGGGCATGCGGTGCGCGAGTCCCGCCTTATTTCCCCGCCGCCCAGGTGGGGCCAGGGAACGGATCGGGAGGCTCGGGACCAGGATCCGCTAGCGGTCCGGGCGCTCAGGCCGCCGGCACGCCGACCACGCTGTCCAGTCTGGGAATCGGCTCCAACGGCGGGGGAACCGGAGGGGGCGGCGGCCAGGCGGCACAGAGCGGCAGCGGCGCAGCCAGCGGCGCCACCCCGGCGGCGGTCGCGGCGCTCGGCCCCCAGACGTTCAACCTCGACCCTGCTGCCGAGGCGGCGTACTGCCCGGCCAGTTCCGCCAACAGGGCGTCGGATGTAGGTGTGACGCCGACCACCATCAACGTCGGCAACGTGAGCGGGCTGAGTGGGCTCCTGTCCAACAACTTCAACCAGGGCCCAGAGGCGGTCACTGCTCTGTTCGCCGCAGTGAACAACGCGGGAGGGATCTGCGGGCGCAAGCTCAACCTGTCGGTCGAGGACGACGGCCAGGACGCCTCGCACAACGCCGCGGACATCCAGGACCTGATCCCCAAGTCGTTGGCGTTCGTCGGCTCGACGTCAGACGCGGACAACGGGGGTGTCCCCGCGATGCAGCAAGCCGGAATCCCCGACCTGGGTCAGGCGATCAACTTCGCGAGAGGCCAGAGCCCCAACTACTTCACGGCCGGGACCTTCGGAGCCCAGACGAAGGGCGGCCAGGACTATATCTACGACACCCTCGCCGCCGGCCTCAAGGCCAACGGGAAGCTCCCGACCAAGATGGCGTTCCTCGCCTTCAACATCCCGATCAGCTCCCTCGCTGCTCGCCAGTTCGTGAAGGTCTTCCAGCAGACCGGATCGCAGGACTGCTACGAGGACGAGAATGTCTCACCCGCCTCCCCCAACCTGACGTCTGACGTTCTCACCATGCAGCAACGTGGTTGCGACGGGGTGTTCACCACCATGGACGTGACCGGCAACGACAAGCTGCTGGATGCGATGTACAACCAGGGCTACCACCCGACCTACGCGGGGACGACCCTCGACGGCTACACGCCGGCGCAGATCTCGACCGCGGGCCAGCAGCAGGCGCAGGGGTTCCAGGTGTTCTTGAACTTCATTCCGTTCAACGAATCCCAGCCGGCGGTAAACCTCTACCAGTCGCAGCTCCGTACCTTCGAGCCGGGCAAGCAGCCCAGCGCCTTCGGGATCGAAGCGTGGGCTTCGGCGGAGATGTTCCTCTACGCGCTGATCAAATCGGGTCCCAATCCGACCCGCGCCTCGATCAGGAGCATCCTGGGCGGTCTAGGGGTCTGGGACACCAGGGGCGCGATGGCGCCGTCCAACGAGACGACCAAACAGCCGGGCAACTGCCTCGTCGACCTTCAGGTCAAGGGCAACGACTTCGTTCGGGTGTGGCCTTCGAGCGGGTTCTTCTGCTCCAACAACCTTGTGGCCGTCCCGGCTTCGTAA
- a CDS encoding glycosyltransferase, whose product MRLDVIVPAHNEAHRIDRTLNAFRSRISDPAVRFFVALDHCTDGTEELVERHARIDSRVEVVSYPKLGKGGVIMETLRRCDADLVGFVDADCATPPAEFLRLVDIAATADVAIASRWHPAAVLPSPRAFSRKLESRLFARMVRAMFGLPYRDTQCGAKVLRSNVVRAVVPLLSSRDFLFDVDLLLACQRLGFRVVEVPTVWVDQPGSRLHPARDGQRMALSALRLWLHSRVLPIEAPESAHGEELAVDEEELVGAD is encoded by the coding sequence TTGCGCCTAGACGTCATCGTTCCTGCCCACAATGAAGCCCACCGGATCGACCGAACCCTGAACGCCTTCCGGTCGAGGATCAGCGACCCTGCCGTGCGCTTCTTTGTGGCGCTGGACCACTGCACGGACGGCACCGAGGAGCTGGTCGAGCGGCACGCCCGGATCGACTCGCGGGTGGAGGTGGTGAGCTACCCGAAGCTGGGAAAAGGCGGGGTCATCATGGAGACCCTCCGGCGCTGCGACGCCGATCTGGTCGGCTTCGTCGATGCCGACTGTGCCACCCCGCCTGCCGAGTTCCTACGCCTGGTGGACATAGCGGCCACCGCCGACGTGGCGATCGCGTCGAGATGGCACCCGGCGGCCGTCTTGCCCAGCCCGCGGGCGTTCAGCCGCAAACTGGAAAGCCGGTTGTTTGCCCGCATGGTCCGGGCGATGTTCGGCCTGCCCTACCGGGACACGCAATGCGGGGCGAAGGTCCTTCGCAGCAACGTGGTAAGGGCCGTCGTGCCGTTGCTTTCGTCTCGCGACTTCCTATTCGACGTCGACCTGCTTCTGGCCTGTCAGCGTTTGGGTTTCCGCGTCGTCGAGGTGCCGACGGTATGGGTGGATCAGCCCGGCTCCCGTCTTCATCCGGCACGGGACGGCCAGCGGATGGCGCTATCAGCCCTTCGGTTGTGGCTGCACTCGAGGGTCCTTCCGATCGAGGCCCCCGAATCTGCCCACGGCGAAGAGCTTGCAGTCGACGAGGAGGAG
- a CDS encoding glycosyl hydrolase family 8 translates to MLAGGSEARFVARALAVLVAAVLVTGVAGAEGLSGSPGMRPAASPGPEPDRFLSGRPDKFLSVYPDKFLSVYMDPNGRIVRRDQGGDTVSEGQAYGMLIAAATGDGGDFNTIWSWTQHHLQRPDALLAWHWDNGRVVDQMPASDADIDAAWALAVASGRFGSAVLAQDAGRIAASVLTEETEVTPIGRILVAGPWAMPSRIAEPGYLAPEAFTILYQLTGDPGWSQLESTSLQLLLRAMFGHRLPADWVSVSTSGAVEPIPPPSHAGSLVSYGLGAARVATWWASSCVKAERDVASNEWPLLAPAARSGAFDVSLTLSGQPQSPAVNAAMAVGDGMAAVAAGDRAEADPLLASASRLDRRYPTYYGDAWVALSRLLTTTDRLGGCPPMKE, encoded by the coding sequence GTGCTGGCGGGTGGTTCAGAAGCGAGATTCGTCGCGCGCGCCCTTGCGGTGCTGGTTGCGGCCGTGCTCGTAACGGGGGTCGCAGGGGCGGAGGGCCTCTCTGGATCACCGGGAATGCGACCGGCAGCAAGCCCCGGCCCAGAGCCCGACCGTTTCCTGTCCGGGCGCCCCGACAAGTTCTTGTCCGTATACCCCGACAAGTTCTTGTCCGTGTACATGGACCCCAACGGGCGAATCGTTCGCCGGGATCAGGGTGGCGACACTGTGAGCGAGGGGCAGGCGTACGGGATGCTGATCGCGGCCGCCACCGGCGACGGGGGCGACTTCAACACGATCTGGTCGTGGACCCAGCACCACCTTCAACGGCCCGATGCGCTACTGGCTTGGCACTGGGACAACGGGCGGGTCGTGGACCAGATGCCGGCATCCGACGCCGACATCGACGCGGCGTGGGCGCTCGCGGTCGCTTCCGGCCGGTTCGGCTCGGCGGTGCTGGCCCAGGATGCGGGTCGGATCGCCGCCTCGGTGCTGACCGAGGAGACCGAAGTCACCCCGATCGGACGGATCCTGGTAGCGGGCCCGTGGGCGATGCCCTCCCGGATCGCCGAGCCCGGCTATCTCGCGCCAGAGGCCTTTACCATTCTCTACCAGCTCACAGGAGATCCGGGATGGTCGCAGCTCGAGTCGACCTCCCTGCAGCTGCTGCTTCGTGCCATGTTCGGTCACCGGCTGCCGGCCGACTGGGTCTCGGTCAGCACAAGCGGAGCGGTCGAACCGATCCCCCCGCCCTCGCACGCCGGATCTCTTGTTTCCTACGGCCTTGGGGCGGCGCGCGTTGCAACCTGGTGGGCTTCGAGCTGCGTCAAGGCGGAACGAGACGTCGCGTCGAACGAGTGGCCGCTGCTCGCCCCAGCGGCACGTTCGGGTGCATTCGACGTATCTCTCACCCTCTCGGGCCAACCCCAGAGCCCGGCGGTCAACGCAGCGATGGCGGTGGGAGACGGCATGGCCGCCGTAGCCGCCGGCGATCGTGCAGAAGCGGATCCACTACTGGCGTCGGCCTCACGACTCGACCGGCGGTACCCGACCTACTACGGCGACGCCTGGGTCGCGCTGAGCCGCCTCCTGACCACGACCGACCGTCTCGGCGGCTGCCCGCCGATGAAAGAATGA